The bacterium genome window below encodes:
- a CDS encoding DUF1926 domain-containing protein produces MKTINFIFAVHLHQPVGNFEGVFEYATKQAYEPLIRLMHNNPEFPFTIHTSGPLWEYWDDHHPVIFELVGEMVERGQLELLGGGFYEPILAVIPRRDAIAQLKMMSDFLEDRFKKRPRGIWLTERIWEPHLPALLAEAGVEFTITDDYHLKSVGITGEDLLGHYITEESGKVVNIFPVSENLRYLIPFSKAQNSIEFLARSADDSGERLFVFGDDGEKFGLWPGTNKWVWDEGWMRRFIEGILANREVIRLKSFGEWLDEKPPLGKAYLPSISYFEMSEWTLPAKLSARFSRKVHELRDSGQLEDWRPFLKGGFWRGFLTKYPESSWMHKRMFRASRIVAESDNLDLEANKALYRAQCNCAYWHGVFGGLYLPHLRRGIFDNIINAERLAYSQDSSIKTEREDIDCDGHDEVFLGDKNLQIFIKPSDGGKIYEIDLLHCNRNIIDVLSRRREGYHELVHESNGKKTEASSSIHDIVRSKESNLEQLIHYDWFERRWLVDHILDPNATPIELRNCDFNELGDFANRPFDIVLGPETNEQKAKVVLRRNGNFCDAGQKLPLSIEKTIIFNSEENSIGVEYRLKNQSSREISLKFAVENHLSLMSRDNPSAYFLIPNTNAHRIRPGEIHEFKGIENYSLIEETDGFKINASLDSAELWMFPIETVSNSENGFERVYQETSLLHIWDIVISADNEHRLNLEWRIRK; encoded by the coding sequence GATCTTCGAACTGGTAGGCGAAATGGTCGAACGCGGCCAGCTCGAGCTCTTAGGTGGAGGTTTTTATGAACCTATACTCGCTGTTATTCCCCGCCGCGATGCTATAGCGCAACTTAAAATGATGTCCGATTTCCTTGAAGATCGTTTTAAAAAGCGCCCTCGCGGAATATGGCTCACCGAGCGTATCTGGGAACCTCACCTACCCGCCTTGCTAGCCGAAGCCGGTGTCGAATTCACTATCACAGATGACTATCATCTTAAAAGTGTGGGCATCACCGGTGAGGATCTACTCGGGCATTATATCACCGAAGAATCAGGCAAAGTCGTCAATATCTTTCCCGTTTCGGAAAACCTTCGTTACCTTATTCCTTTCTCGAAAGCACAAAATTCTATTGAATTTCTAGCTCGCTCAGCGGATGATTCCGGTGAAAGGCTCTTCGTATTCGGGGATGACGGCGAAAAATTCGGGCTTTGGCCGGGAACCAATAAATGGGTATGGGATGAAGGATGGATGCGCCGTTTCATCGAGGGTATTCTGGCAAACCGCGAGGTCATAAGGTTAAAATCATTCGGCGAATGGCTCGATGAAAAACCCCCTTTGGGTAAGGCATATCTACCTTCTATAAGCTATTTTGAGATGAGTGAATGGACGCTACCAGCTAAGCTTTCGGCGAGATTCTCACGCAAAGTCCATGAACTTCGAGATTCTGGTCAACTAGAGGACTGGCGTCCTTTCCTGAAAGGCGGATTCTGGCGTGGGTTTCTCACAAAATATCCTGAATCCTCTTGGATGCACAAACGCATGTTTCGCGCAAGTCGTATCGTAGCCGAAAGCGACAATCTCGATCTAGAGGCCAATAAAGCTCTCTACAGAGCACAGTGCAATTGCGCCTATTGGCATGGCGTTTTCGGGGGGTTATACCTCCCCCACCTCCGTCGAGGGATCTTTGATAATATAATCAATGCGGAAAGACTTGCCTATAGCCAGGATTCTTCCATCAAAACCGAACGAGAGGATATAGATTGCGACGGTCACGACGAGGTTTTTTTGGGCGATAAGAATTTACAGATTTTTATAAAACCATCCGATGGTGGAAAGATTTATGAAATCGATCTACTTCACTGTAACCGAAATATTATCGATGTGCTTTCTCGTCGCAGAGAAGGCTACCACGAACTTGTTCACGAATCAAATGGAAAGAAAACAGAAGCCTCCTCCTCCATCCACGACATTGTTCGCTCTAAGGAGTCGAATCTCGAACAATTGATACACTATGATTGGTTCGAAAGGCGTTGGCTTGTTGACCATATACTCGATCCGAACGCCACTCCCATCGAGCTGCGCAACTGTGATTTCAATGAGCTGGGAGACTTTGCCAATAGACCTTTCGATATAGTCCTTGGCCCGGAAACAAATGAACAGAAAGCAAAAGTAGTCCTACGGAGAAACGGTAATTTCTGTGATGCGGGCCAGAAGCTACCGCTGAGTATCGAGAAAACAATTATTTTTAATTCAGAAGAGAATTCGATCGGTGTCGAATATCGTTTGAAAAATCAATCATCTCGTGAAATATCGCTGAAATTCGCCGTAGAAAACCATCTTTCGTTAATGAGCCGGGATAATCCCTCGGCCTATTTTTTAATACCAAACACCAACGCGCATCGTATCCGACCCGGTGAAATACATGAATTCAAGGGAATAGAAAATTATAGCCTCATCGAAGAAACCGACGGCTTTAAAATAAACGCCTCACTCGATTCTGCCGAACTCTGGATGTTTCCAATAGAAACCGTTAGCAACTCTGAAAATGGCTTCGAGCGAGTATATCAGGAAACAAGCCTACTGCATATATGGGATATTGTGATCTCTGCTGATAATGAACATCGCCTTAATCTCGAATGGCGAATAAGAAAGTAA
- a CDS encoding PAS domain S-box protein, which yields MFSSKNKYRIKSIEKSALGCFTLDGKGRFLQTNKTLLEILKIQDKTVIGKTLTDIFPSELKKEIVNALSSALEGNEIRLSIDYLPTKNSYPSLILILRPIQSDLARIDGIIEDVSSKKTTDLALKESEKNFRSLIERTNDGICIIQDSIIKYVNPPLTIIVGKDVDELVGHNFEEFIAPSEVQKIIDRYSKRMAGHSIPPIYETAILHKNGKIIPVEFNAGISYYQGKPADFVFIRDITKRKENEKALRNAKRELSTLISNLPGMAYSCKNDKDWTMELISDGCLPLTGYPASDFIDNKNLSYNDAIHPDDRDFVWDSIQKALQMSKPFMFEYRIISANGREKWVWEQGRGVSGDNGKIHLEGFITDINERIETEKALRKSEQRYRNLFENSVLGIYRTTPEGKILLANAALIKMLGYDSPDSFFKSNLEQSRFYDPNSPRSLFKQKIESSGRVNGMESVWVDKFGKKVFIRESARLVRGPDGKIKYYEGTVEDITSVKIARKKQLESEAKYKALFEQASDIVFIEDIDGTIIDVNERAFEIIGYNREELIAENISKIVPQEEAAKLVVHFNNLKKDLGFRVESYNRHKDGRLIPVEVNIMPVKVNEENLIIAFVRDISEKRRLEEQLRLSQKMEALGRLAGGIAHDFNNLLTGIFGYVDLLKLSMPKSDSNYESVENIENVATRAASLTRQLLAFSKKQVLVPELLSINEVISEMTGMLSRIIGEKIDFTFSPGSDLLAVKVDRSQLEQVLMNLVINAGDAMPEGGKLTVETKLIEFDKEYVETHANASYGKHIMLSVSDTGCGIDTEKLAKIFEPFFTTKGNGIGTGLGLPTVYGIVKQSGGHVYVYSELNKGSVFKVYFPATQLDNTLPEIEEDAVFYNGDETILVVDDDDDVRKAIVNALSFNGYKVLQAADGREALEIVEKLEKPLHLIITDIVMPKLGGRDLVEIIRDIFPAIKIIYISGYTDKTVMEPNLPSAAGEFIQKPFSANTLIKKVREILDS from the coding sequence ATGTTTAGTTCAAAAAATAAATATCGCATCAAATCTATAGAGAAATCTGCTTTAGGCTGTTTTACACTCGATGGAAAAGGTCGGTTTCTGCAGACCAATAAAACCCTGCTCGAAATTTTAAAAATACAAGACAAAACAGTCATCGGTAAAACCTTAACAGATATCTTCCCATCGGAACTAAAAAAAGAAATCGTAAATGCACTCAGTTCAGCCCTCGAAGGTAATGAAATTCGGTTATCAATAGATTATTTGCCCACCAAAAACAGCTATCCGTCGTTAATCCTGATTCTACGGCCTATACAGTCAGACCTTGCCAGAATAGATGGTATTATCGAGGACGTTAGCTCAAAAAAAACGACCGATTTAGCACTCAAAGAAAGCGAAAAAAATTTTAGAAGTCTTATCGAACGAACTAATGACGGAATTTGCATAATCCAAGATTCGATCATCAAATATGTCAATCCTCCACTAACAATTATTGTTGGGAAGGACGTCGATGAGCTTGTCGGGCATAACTTCGAAGAATTTATTGCCCCATCTGAAGTTCAAAAAATAATAGACAGATATTCAAAACGAATGGCCGGGCATTCTATTCCACCTATCTATGAAACTGCGATACTGCATAAAAATGGCAAGATTATTCCTGTGGAGTTCAATGCAGGCATTTCATATTATCAGGGTAAACCGGCTGATTTCGTTTTCATCCGAGATATAACCAAAAGAAAGGAAAACGAAAAAGCACTTCGCAATGCCAAACGTGAACTATCAACCCTCATTAGCAATCTTCCCGGCATGGCCTATAGCTGTAAAAATGATAAAGATTGGACCATGGAATTGATTAGTGACGGTTGTTTACCTCTTACAGGTTATCCGGCAAGCGATTTCATAGACAATAAGAATCTTTCGTACAACGACGCCATTCATCCAGATGATAGAGACTTTGTTTGGGATTCGATTCAAAAAGCTCTACAGATGTCAAAACCTTTCATGTTCGAATACCGAATAATTTCCGCCAACGGTAGGGAAAAATGGGTCTGGGAACAAGGCAGAGGAGTGTCTGGGGATAATGGCAAAATCCATTTAGAGGGCTTTATAACCGATATTAATGAGCGTATTGAAACGGAAAAGGCGTTAAGGAAAAGCGAACAACGCTATAGAAACTTGTTCGAAAACTCGGTATTAGGTATTTATAGAACTACACCCGAAGGAAAAATTCTTCTAGCTAATGCGGCGCTTATTAAAATGCTTGGATATGATTCTCCCGACAGCTTTTTCAAGAGCAATTTGGAGCAATCAAGATTTTATGATCCCAACTCCCCTCGCTCTTTGTTTAAGCAAAAAATCGAATCCTCCGGTAGAGTCAACGGGATGGAATCAGTTTGGGTAGATAAGTTTGGTAAAAAAGTATTTATCAGAGAAAGTGCGAGGCTCGTTAGAGGCCCAGATGGTAAAATCAAATATTATGAAGGCACAGTCGAGGATATAACATCTGTGAAAATTGCTCGAAAAAAACAGCTTGAATCTGAAGCTAAATACAAAGCACTTTTTGAACAGGCCTCGGATATTGTGTTCATCGAAGATATCGACGGCACAATAATCGATGTAAATGAAAGAGCCTTCGAGATTATTGGATATAATAGGGAAGAACTTATCGCCGAAAACATCAGTAAAATCGTGCCGCAGGAAGAAGCAGCAAAACTTGTTGTTCACTTCAACAATCTTAAAAAAGATTTAGGTTTTAGGGTAGAATCGTATAATCGCCATAAAGATGGAAGGCTTATTCCGGTTGAAGTCAATATCATGCCGGTAAAAGTCAACGAGGAGAATCTAATAATTGCTTTTGTTCGCGATATATCCGAAAAACGGCGATTGGAAGAACAACTCCGTCTTTCTCAGAAAATGGAGGCACTAGGACGGCTTGCCGGTGGCATAGCCCATGATTTCAATAATCTGCTAACTGGTATATTTGGGTATGTCGATCTCCTTAAGCTATCGATGCCAAAAAGTGATTCGAATTACGAATCAGTCGAAAACATAGAGAATGTTGCAACAAGGGCGGCTTCACTTACTCGACAACTTCTAGCTTTCAGTAAAAAACAAGTTCTTGTTCCCGAATTACTTTCTATAAACGAAGTCATCTCCGAAATGACTGGTATGTTATCGAGAATTATTGGTGAAAAAATCGATTTCACTTTCTCGCCCGGCTCCGATTTACTAGCTGTTAAAGTTGATAGAAGTCAACTCGAACAGGTGCTTATGAACCTTGTAATCAATGCTGGTGATGCCATGCCCGAAGGGGGCAAACTAACTGTAGAAACAAAGTTGATCGAATTCGATAAAGAATATGTCGAAACCCACGCAAATGCTTCTTATGGTAAACATATTATGCTCTCGGTCTCCGATACGGGTTGTGGAATAGACACTGAAAAACTGGCGAAAATCTTCGAACCATTCTTCACTACCAAGGGCAATGGTATTGGAACTGGCCTCGGATTACCGACGGTTTATGGAATTGTCAAACAAAGTGGCGGGCATGTATATGTTTATAGCGAATTAAATAAAGGTTCCGTTTTCAAGGTCTATTTCCCCGCCACTCAATTGGATAATACATTACCAGAAATCGAAGAGGATGCTGTTTTCTACAATGGGGATGAAACCATCCTAGTTGTCGATGATGATGATGATGTCCGCAAAGCAATTGTCAATGCTCTTTCATTCAATGGCTATAAAGTTCTACAGGCCGCAGATGGTCGCGAGGCCCTCGAAATTGTCGAAAAACTAGAAAAACCTTTGCACCTCATTATTACAGATATAGTAATGCCCAAACTCGGTGGAAGAGATCTTGTGGAAATTATTCGCGATATATTCCCTGCAATTAAAATAATTTACATATCCGGCTATACTGACAAAACAGTTATGGAACCCAACTTGCCGAGCGCAGCCGGAGAATTCATACAGAAGCCCTTCTCGGCAAATACGCTAATTAAAAAGGTCCGCGAAATTCTAGACTCTTAA